The genomic stretch GGCTGGACGAAATTCCTTTGTTGCAGCAAAATTTATATTTGAAAAAAGCGGGGGTTACCATCGGCGAAATTAAAAACAAGGGACTTGTTCCTGCGCACGATTTGGCGGTAAGTACTATTTTCGCAAAAGTTCTTCCGCGTGTAGAATTGGACAAGGCACAAAGTTTGCAATATCTCAAGCGCAAAGATTTTGAGTTGAACGATTCGCTGAAAGGCTTTGTTTTAGCAAGTTTTGAAGGAATTAATCTTGGCTGGATGAAATTGTTGCCCAACAGAATCAATAATTATTATCCCAACGAATGGCGTATTTTAAAAGATTAACTTTGCTCTTATGGATAAAATCCGCATCTTTAAAAATTGTAATTAACAAACAGAAATAATGAAAAAAATCATTCTTTTTATAAGTGCATCTTTTATTATCGGTATTGCTTCGGCACAGTCAAATTTTGTGGTACATACTATAAAAGACGGCGAAACACTTTCACAACTTGCCAAGCAATACGGCACAACGGTGGGCGATATAATGCGGCTCAATAAAATGACGACAGACAGTAAATTGTTCGTAGGCGAAGCGGTTAAAATACCCACAGCAAATGCACTGGCAGAAACGTCTCATACAGTAGCAAAAGGCGAAACACTGTACCAAATTGCGCGGGCAAATAAAGTTACCGTTGCTCAATTGCGCGACTGGAATAATATTCCCGACAATACTATTAAAGTAGGGCAGGTTTTGCGCTTGACACCTCCGGCTGAAGGTAGTCCGGTTGCAACTGTAGAACGCCCCTCTCCTGTAGCAACACAGGCAGATAATACGCTTCCGGCACAAAATTCTTCTGCACAATCTGCTGATAAGGTAGCAGAAACTACAGTTCCGGCAGCAAGTGACGACAAGCAAAGAACGGGAGATTCGGAAGCGCAGTCGCAACCGCAAACACCTATACCAACAGATACTGAAGAAGGTGTGTTTTCGACTGCTTATCTAAGCCACGCAAACGGAACGGAATTAATTACAAAAGGAACAGCCGGCATTTTTAAAACCGCAAGCGGATGGCAAGATAAAAAATATTATATTCTGATGAATGATGTTACTCCCGGAACTATTGTAAAAATACAGGCGAACGGTAAAACAGCTTATGCAAAAGTGCTTTGGAACCTGGGTAATGTAAAGCAAAATGCAGGCTTGACATACCGCATCAGCGATGCCGCAGCGAACGTATTGAGTCTAAGCGGCGACAGCTTTGATATTATTGTTTCTTATTATAAATCCAATTGATTTTACAAAAACGGTTTTCATAATTGGCATAGATATTGGTTTTAGTATTGTGGCTAATCTATGAAAATCATTCAATTAGGAGAGATTGTGTGAGGTCTTATGCTCATGCAACCTTTTAAAAGCATCGGAACTTTGCCGATGCTTTTTGTTTTATGTCTCTTTATCAGATATATTAAGATAATAATTATTTATTAATTTGTTTTGACTTGAAAGTTATTTTGTGGAAATTTGGCAATTGTTTAGCAAATATTATTATTAATTAATCTGTATGCAAAAAACTT from Arachidicoccus sp. BS20 encodes the following:
- a CDS encoding LysM peptidoglycan-binding domain-containing protein; translated protein: MKKIILFISASFIIGIASAQSNFVVHTIKDGETLSQLAKQYGTTVGDIMRLNKMTTDSKLFVGEAVKIPTANALAETSHTVAKGETLYQIARANKVTVAQLRDWNNIPDNTIKVGQVLRLTPPAEGSPVATVERPSPVATQADNTLPAQNSSAQSADKVAETTVPAASDDKQRTGDSEAQSQPQTPIPTDTEEGVFSTAYLSHANGTELITKGTAGIFKTASGWQDKKYYILMNDVTPGTIVKIQANGKTAYAKVLWNLGNVKQNAGLTYRISDAAANVLSLSGDSFDIIVSYYKSN